The Georgenia sp. TF02-10 genome window below encodes:
- a CDS encoding transcriptional regulator produces the protein MKPRFDEIVHAPNRLKICSLLTTAGSAEFSTIRDVLGVADSVTSKQLKVLADAGYIRLTKRTGAGGRAKTWATLTGEGRSAFEGHLAMLQQLAAEAARAPG, from the coding sequence GTGAAGCCGCGTTTCGACGAGATCGTCCACGCCCCCAACCGACTGAAGATCTGCTCCTTGCTCACCACCGCCGGGTCGGCCGAGTTCTCCACTATCCGGGACGTGCTCGGCGTCGCAGACTCCGTGACGAGCAAGCAGCTCAAGGTCCTCGCAGACGCCGGGTACATCCGCCTTACCAAGCGCACCGGCGCCGGGGGTCGCGCCAAGACGTGGGCCACCCTGACCGGCGAAGGCCGGTCAGCGTTCGAGGGCCACCTCGCGATGCTCCAGCAGCTGGCCGCCGAGGCCGCCCGAGCGCCGGGCTGA